The genomic region gtagataccgtatataggtaggtatggtggcctcatatggaataactttggggtttatatagttggatgcacaagcagtattcctgcttagtacaggtgaaggctaacaaaagactgggaagcgaccagctagagagcgacagcagtcatgaacatgcattaaaattaatcaacaccgaatgcaagcatgagtaggatataatacaccatgaacataaatatcgtgaaggttatgttgattttgtttcaactacatgcgtgaacatgcgccaagtcaagtcacttaaatcattcagaggaggataccaccctatcataccacatcacaaccattttaatagcatgttggcacgcaaggtaaaccattataagctcctagctaatcaagcatggcacaagaactatgatctctagttgtcattgcaaacatgtttattcataataggctgaatcaggaacgatgaactaatcatattgacaaaagcaagagaggtcgagttcatatcagcttttctcgtctcaataagttcatcatataatcatcattattgcctttcacttgcacgaccgaacgatgtggataataataataatagtgcacgtgcattggactaagttggaatctgcaagcattaaaTAAACAGGAGaatacaaggcaatatgggctcttatgtcagatcaacaataatgcatataagagccacttcaacaatttaatcatggtcttctcttatcgacccctaaagaaaagaaagaaataaaactatttacatgggagagctcccaacaaataaaagaagaacatgaaatctttttgggttttccttttaattactactacaagcatggaaattaaaattagctaaaaatctacaactaatttttttggtttttcttaaggtttattaaacacacaagaagaaagcataaaaaggaaataaactagcatggatgatacactgaaaaagtatgagcaccgacatctagcaatgagtgtgtgaacatgaatgcaatgtcggtgggaaatacgtactctcccaagcttaggcttttggcctaagttggtctatggccacgatttgcctggcggatatccataataatagttggggtcgtgcTGAGATGCAGCGTCTATCGCCTCctaagctgcagcgtggcgacgagcggcctccgcccccctctcgtactcatctgcctcctctctgataataacatatcttccttttgcctgataatcaaagaaggaaggagcagtgagagtaatatggacaacacggcgtctgtcaaagattaaacgatactggagaggtgattcattcctctcgacaaactggtggtgaaccatagcattaaagtctaggtaagcacgaggtaattcaatatcatcttcacgtatGGCTATACCAATAAAATTatctatgcgggttgcataaattccaccaaagaaatctccattaaacctattaagatgcaacctacgtgcaacaatggctcccaaattataagatttgtctcctaacacagcactcctaagaatactgaggtcagggacacacatgtgacatgcctcatctttaccattaatgcatctacctatgaagaaagcaaaataatgtatggcaggaaagtgaatgctccctatggtagcttgtgttatatctctatagattctcccacagttatctatactactattaaaaaaacaaacataactccCTCTAAAGCCACACAACAAAGTGTACACAGAAGTACCAGAGACGTTAGATCAATCAAACTAAATTACATCCAACAATCCATATTACATTCCAGATCTGTCACACAAACTAACGCTCCAGATTAAATGTTCCGCCAGGCAGACTACCCCGCGCACGTCCTACCCCTCCGCACATCACGCTGCTAAAAGCATCCGAACCCAATAAATTATCCACTGCCCAATTGCGCCCCCGCCTTCCTTCCCCACCGCTGTGCTCCCCTCTCCCCATAGACGCCTCCTACCCTCTGACGCCGCCCCGCGCGATGGACGCCATCTCTCCCCTATTTCCCTCTTCACCTCCACGGCCACGCCGCATCGCCGGCCAAGCCCCGCTGCGCTGGCTATGATCCGCCACGCCGCCCCATAGCCCCACACCCAAAGCTGCAGCCGAGATGCATCTGAGCGAGAACGAGGGGATTGAGGGCGTGCGGTTCGCAATGACTGTCGGGCAGGGCTTCGTCGGTGCCGCGCTATGCCTGGAGCTGATCCGCCGCGGCGCCCTGGAGGTCTGCTCCCTCGACAGCTCGACCTGCGCGATTCCTCCGCTTGGTCCCATCagctcctcgacgccggcgtccgCTTCTTACAAggttctctccctcactctctttTGCTTAAATTATTGTGTTTTTTTCTGTCGCCATGAGTGGGCGTGAGACTTAAATGCAGCGTCGCAGCGAAGAAGGTAATTTGTTTTTCTGTCCAATGCATTGAAGCTATAATGTACGTGCTTAGTAAATTGTTTAGGGCGGTGTGAGACTTATAATGCCTGCCAACTTAGTGAATTGATAAACCTGAAGTTTGTGTTTTTCACTTCACTTGAATTTGCACAATTCAGTTATGTGTTCATTGAATGGATTTGACATGACATTTCCTGCAAGCAATGAGGGAAGTAGATGGGCATGGCTGATCTGTTCGTCATGCAGTTATGTGCTATCTTATTCCTTGATGCTGAGTGTGAGTCCATGCATGTGCAAGCTATATGTACTCTTAGTCTATTAGTGTTCTCTAACTTATTTCCTACTATTCCTGTATGGTACCACTTCTTCCCTAGCAAGGATATGTGAGCCTATTAACCTTATGTTGTCTGTCAATGTCAGATTTAGAACCCAACAAAGAAATATGGCAGAAATTTGCATATTAACCTTTCTTGTGCAGGTTCGAGATATAAAGGTCATATAGGTGCTTCTTTGCCATGAGTCTGTAAACTTGATGAGGCAACATGGTCTTCAAGCACAAGAAATACCCATGTACGTGAGTGTGGGCTGCCGCTCCGCCCTCCACTCCTCTGCttgaccaccgccaccgccacgttGAAGCCCCTTGCCACCTAGCGGCATGCTTTCTCGTGAGCTAGCTTCTTCAACACATGTTTTTCTGAATTTCTACAAGCTAAATTAGTACATGCTTCTCTGAACGTTGGCCTGTATTGGATTCTTGTATGTTATGATTTGCCCAATCAGCACACCCATGGATAGGGCAAGAAAAATAATTAGAAAGCATGAAATATGCCAATCAATACTTTCTGTTGGATATATCAATTGTTTTAGCTCTTCCT from Triticum aestivum cultivar Chinese Spring chromosome 4A, IWGSC CS RefSeq v2.1, whole genome shotgun sequence harbors:
- the LOC123086072 gene encoding uncharacterized protein isoform X1, whose protein sequence is MHLSENEGIEGVRFAMTVGQGFVGAALCLELIRRGALEVCSLDSSTCAIPPLGPISSSTPASASYKEDQQLMANAPASPECAGPCNMKKTIWTKGRYTIAKNTRIRAGLHF